One genomic region from Magallana gigas chromosome 3, xbMagGiga1.1, whole genome shotgun sequence encodes:
- the LOC105343587 gene encoding GPI transamidase component PIG-T, which yields MASDSANLPGGKITFLLFLALVNFSFTIGIHNDNFSEELYVKPFSSGHVMFHFQFTTVWNVSIDKPESFQHYHLFPKSLGDVLTTYKVKELHLSQTQGLWKHEKWGYPPEDAPPGDELWVWFQPHSGVDQTWADLVNALSGLFCASLNFMDSKSTVQPRWSFRPAGLASEFYSADSRFVRYSTLPREVVCTENLTPWKKLLPCGSKIGLASLLNSVKIYDGFYHSLGVHVRSVCQDTQCLTPATELKQTLTVVYDPTTNKNGKQDWSFQSMFDRTLQSQCPLADTRKIYVDVTTQETFPKFSLSPVPDFVLNQKRSGEERKIAVYQIGNHLFASSLNLKAMYEEKLTFSNSSLPPVYANRFVTGYGLERGGVTCMIYNTMSSNTTVIFMETVPWFLRVYFSSLRIENDGKEIKPYKINFIPAKDRANPYQMELVFRLFANSVTKITYSFERAFLKWTEYPPDANHGFYVSSAVVSTVLPVASQYTATSQSVSLLEESFSDSSSSFFLRLHTETLLVSLPTPDFSMPYNVICLACTVVAIAFGSLHNLTTRDFTASDPSKRKGLVAKLKSFFKKEKESPENKLDSKEEETPSQKDKDNSKSEEKDSKEKDGNSET from the exons ATGGCGTCCGATAGTGCAAACTTGCCGGGAGGAAAGataacatttttgttattcCTTGCTCTTGTTAATTTCTCTTTCACAATTGGCATTCACAACGACAATTTTTCAGAAGAATTATATGTGAAACCTTTTTCTAGCGGTCATGTCATGTTCCATTTTCAATTCACCACTGTTTGGAACGTATCGATCGACAAACCCGAGTCAT TTCAACATTATCACCTGTTTCCAAAATCACTTGGGGATGTATTAACAACCTATAAAGTAAAGGAACTACATTTAAGTCAGACACAAGGACTGTGGAAACACGAGAAATGGGGATACCCGCCAGAGGATGCACCCCCGGGCGATGAGTTGTGGGTGTGGTTTCAGCCTCATTCAGG AGTTGATCAGACTTGGGCAGATCTAGTCAATGCATTGTCGGGATTGTTTTGCGCCTCTCTGAATTTCATGGACAGTAAGTCAACTGTACAACCGCGGTGGAGTTTCCGTCCGGCCGGACTCGCCTCTGAGTTCTACAGTGCAGACTCTCGCTTTGTCCGGTACTCGACACTCCCAAGAGAAGTGGTGTGTACTGAAAATCTGACTCCATGGAAGAAACTTCTGCCTTGTGGATCAAAG ATTGGTCTAGCCAGTTTGTTGAACTCTGTGAAGATTTATGATGGATTTTATCATTCTCTGGGAGTTCATGTTAGATCTGTCTGTCAG gATACTCAATGCCTTACACCAGCCACAGAGCTCAAACAGACACTGACAGTTGTGTATGATCCAActacaaataaaaatggaaaacaaG ACTGGAGTTTCCAGAGCATGTTTGACAGGACTCTGCAGTCACAGTGTCCCCTGGCCGACACAAGGAAGATCTACGTGGATGTGACCACACAAGAG acatTCCCAAAATTCAGTCTATCACCTGTACCAGACTTTGTGCTCAATCAAAAGCGATCTGGGGAGGAGAGAAAGATAGCTGTATACCAGATAGGGAACCATCTGTTCGCCAGCAGCTTAAACCTGAAGGCCATGTATGAGGAGAAACTGACCTTCTCCAACTCCTCGCTGCCCCCAGTGTATGCTAACAGATTTGTTACAG GGTATGGGCTAGAGAGAGGGGGCGTGACCTGTATGATTTATAACACAATGTCCAGCAACACCACTGTCATCTTCATGGAGACCGTCCCGTGGTTCCTCAGAGTGTATTTTAGTTCATTGAGGATAGAAAATGATGGGAAAGAAATCAAGCCAT ATAAAATAAACTTCATCCCAGCAAAAGACCGTGCCAATCCTTACCAGATGGAGCTGGTATTCAGACTCTTTGCCAACTCTGTAACAAAGATCACTTACTCGTTTGAGCGAGCCTTTTTGAAGTGGACAGAGTATCCACCTGATGCCAATCATGGATTTTATGTCAGCTCTGCCGTTGTTTCTACTGTACTGCCCGTGGCAAGTCAGTACACTGCTACATCACAGTCTGTCTCTCTCCTGGAGGAAAG CTTTTCGGACAGTTCTAGTTCCTTCTTCCTCCGACTTCACACTGAGACTCTGCTTGTGTCCCTCCCTACTCCTGACTTCAGCATGCCCTACAATGTCATTTGTTTGGCCTGTACTGTGGTGGCCATTGCGTTTGGTTCCTTACACAATCTAACCACAAGGGACTTCACTGCTTCTGATCCAAGCAAAAGAAAGGGGCTTGTGGCCAAACTAAAGTCATTTTTcaagaaagagaaagaaagcCCAGAAAATAAACTAGATTCCAAAGAAGAAGAAACACCATCTCAAAAGGACAAAGATAATTCAAAGAGTGAGGAAAAAGACTCCAAAGAGAAAGATGGCAACAGTGAAACGTGA
- the LOC105343591 gene encoding protein Jumonji-like isoform X1, with product MVGRRSSTGNKRSPIAAEPALASRPKRNISPKTYDITAGLSWKEERELKKALYASLQESKRPSTPRPGNDTPTESDNPDNARFRPIKVKKTLSRRTRSSSSSAPSTPVTTCQSVSCVDETSQESTMSSVTSVSTLDSKKTKVRAQRKFAMNQPNNIQTNSSTSVPCTETGVTSTSKTGEKTSSTIVFPKRAKTEDFLTFLCLRGTPLLPPHLDFFNYSRYDNSLTNGRNGRDTSPSSSSTSLSNVTEDHMFTPVNKFTTPCKKAARASAGTPETCRGLAGVKRMDKSPKTKSPLARRGRPARSLNITPVKVSPSKERLPAKVLNTRLEKRGLGKARLASKRKAVATLTHRASPAKLKAHPAEEQQNERDKPSKSVPKLTQDIPKKRPMKSKLKKSAMTPNDFIAMRLPRRQAKQNALKFYMEDLEDVEDRSNSDDEVTFPHKRKFEEIMSESNNLPLKSSRLRKINKNALKSVTHGRQLLRNRLSFHKNFVSSERRSTRSCSKSSDSNDSTDLKKKVSQDLAIKSVKNDNDKSHTNVRPVRQQRVTRLSESSTHPNSDTPQEQPKTRKNSIGGRTLRLRDPESPVKSLRSEAPLSPREVSTSLTEIPTFYPTEEEFQRPLHYIQSIAPRAEPFGMCKIIPPSSWKLEGKISEDTRFTSQKQFTHKLYKRFGPNVEKLECIRKHMEVLNPDEQFQIPEIGGVELDICDLDRTIQECGGMRHEVEKKKWARVADTMNVPKMAQDRGTKLYDAYCKFLLSYNDLNAEEKSKLQSQVKAERMKVKREDQEEDCIIKGKNMSLGRFIQMARNTASHHQRELSLSTEETEKQFWEIVHNRSRHVAIHGGHVDTKTQTCSLFPVKKENQYSRHPWNLNLLPQHPLSLLKYLGPVPGVTVPTLHVGMLFTASCWSTDIHHLPYVQYLHGEADIVWYSVPSQEEAKFKSVMKELIPTLVSNSPRWLKEDTAMVPPEILLQKGVHLSRCVQSPHQFVVVFPRSYTATISCGYTLAESAHFATKDWIQLGLKTATTLQMCKEPELFSMDELICQIMEDTTASSDLLRTIIPYYEQILQRELSHRRMLSDLGVTLGRRMATPTHTRLSQSASRRASLDSEEVTTRCEVTKKICYLSLLMNSTTDQTYCLEQGVLQAQKKRKSKFCLIYRYTEEELKKIMEDAKTRLTALSPPEPAPVQRRKSRKSES from the exons ATGGTTGGGAGGAGAAGTTCAACAGGGAACAAAAGGTCTCCCATAGCTGCAGAACCAGCTCTTGCCAGCAGACCAAAGAGAAATATTTCACCCAAAACCTAT GATATCACCGCTGGATTGTCTTGGAAAGAAGAACGAGAACTAAAGAAAGCATTGTATGCATCATTACAAGAATCAAAGAGACCTTCAACCCCCAGACCAGGAAATGATACGCCAACTGAATCAGACAATCCTGACAATGCAAGATTTAGACCAATCAAAGTTAAAAAGACATTATCCAGGAGGACCAGAAGTTCCAGTTCGAGTGCACCCTCTACCCCTGTGACAACCTGTCAGTCAGTGAGCTGTGTGGATGAAACGAGTCAGGAGTCAACCATGTCATCAGTCACTAGTGTATCAACTCTCGACTCAAAGAA AACTAAGGTCCGTGCTCAGAGGAAGTTTGCTATGAACCAGCCAAACAACATTCAGACCAATTCCAGTACCAGTGTCCCGTGCACAGAAACAGGTGTCACATCAACATCGAAGACCGGCGAGAAGACGTCTTCTACTATTGTTTTCCCAAAGAGAGCAAAGACAGAAGATTTCCTGACTTTTCTTTGTCTCAGAG GTACACCTCTTTTGCCCCCTCATTTGGACTTTTTTAACTACAGTCGCTATGACAACAGTCTGACCAATGGCCGTAATGGTAGAGACACTTCTCCCTCGTCCTCCTCCACCAGCCTCAGTAATGTGACGGAGGATCACATGTTTACACCG GTAAATAAGTTCACCACTCCATGTAAGAAGGCTGCCCGGGCCAGTGCTGGCACCCCTGAGACTTGCCGTGGACTGGCAGGAGTGAAGCGGATGGACAAGTCTCCAAAAACCAAGTCCCCGCTGGCCCGCCGAGGAAGGCCAGCTAGATCCCTGAACATTACACCAGTAAAAGTGTCACCCTCCAAAGAAAGATTGCCAGCCAAAGTGCTCAACACTAGGCTCGAAAAAAGAGGGCTCGGAAAGGCAAGGCTGGCCTCCAAACGGAAAGCAGTGGCCACCCTTACCCATCGAGCATCACCTGCCAAACTCAAAGCCCACCCCGCAGAGGAACAGCAGAATGAGCGTGATAAG CCATCTAAATCAGTGCCTAAATTGACCCAAGATATCCCAAAGAAACGACCTATGAAGTCGAAACTCAAGAAATCAGCAATGACACCGAACGATTTCATTGCAATGCGGTTACCAAGGAGACAAGCTAAACAGAATGCCCTCAAGTTTTACATGGAGGATTTGGAAGATGTCGAAGACCGTTCCAACTCTGACGATGAAGTCACCTTCCCTCACAAACgaaaatttgaagaaataatgTCAGAATCTAATAACCTCCCTTTAAAAAGTTCtcgattaagaaaaataaataaaaatgctcTTAAATCAGTAACTCATGGTAGACAATTATTACGAAATAGGTTATCGTTTCATAAAAACTTTGTAAGCTCTGAGAGAAGGAGTACGAGATCTTGCAGTAAGTCTAGTGATTCCAATGATAGTACTGATCTAAAGAAAAAAGTCTCGCAGGATCTTGCTATTAAAAGTGTTAAAAACGATAACGATAAAAGCCATACAAATGTCCGTCCTGTTCGTCAGCAGCGAGTTACCAGATTGTCAGAGTCCAGCACTCATCCAAATTCAGATACGCCACAAGAACAACCAAAGACAAGAAAAAATAGCA TTGGGGGAAGGACCCTAAGACTGCGAGACCCAGAGAGCCCAGTGAAGTCCCTGCGGTCTGAAGCCCCGCTGTCACCCCGCGAAGTCTCCACCAGCCTGACAGAGATACCCACGTTTTATCCAACAGAGGAGGAGTTTCAGCGCCCCCTACATTATATACAAAGCATTGCTCCCCGGGCTGAGCCCTTTGGAATGTGTAAAATTATCCCTCCTTCTAGCTggaag CTGGAAGGAAAGATCAGTGAAGATACCAGGTTTACATCACAGAAACAGTTCACCCACAAACTGTACAAAAG atttggtCCAAATGTGGAGAAGTTAGAGTGTATCAGAAAACACATGGAGGTCTTAAATCCAGATGAACAGTTCCAGATTCCAGAG ATTGGTGGTGTGGAGCTGGACATTTGTGATCTGGATAGAACCATCCAGGAGTGTGGGGGGATGAGGCACGAGGTGGAGAAGAAGAAATGGGCCCGGGTGGCGGACACCATGAATGTCCCAAAAATG GCACAGGACCGCGGTACTAAGCTGTACGATGCTTACTGTAAATTTCTGCTGTCCTACAATGACTTGAATGcagaagaaaaatcaaaacttcAGAGCCAGGTCAAGGCTGAAAGAATGAAGGTCAAGAGGGAAGACCAGGAGGAGGACTGTATCATCAAG GGAAAGAACATGTCACTGGGGCGGTTTATACAGATGGCCAGAAACACAGCTTCCCACCACCAGAGGGAGCTCTCTTTGTCCACAGAGGAAACGGAG AAACAGTTTTGGGAGATAGTCCACAATAGAAGCAGACATGTAGCTATACATGGTGGCCATGTTGATACCAAAACTCAAACCTGTAGTCTGTTCCCAGTCAAAAAAGAGAACCAGTATTCAAG gCATCCCTGGAATCTGAATCTCCTCCCACAACATCCTCTATCTCTGCTGAAGTACCTAGGACCTGTACCTG GAGTAACGGTCCCCACTCTACATGTGGGCATGCTCTTCACTGCCTCCTGTTGGTCCACCGACATCCATCATTTACCCTACGTCCAGTATCTACACGGCGAGGCTGATATTGTGTG GTATTCTGTCCCATCTCAAGAAGAGGCCAAGTTTAAATCTGTGATGAAGGAACTCATTCCTACCCTAGTCAGCAATTCACCACGGTGGCTCAAAGAGGACACAGCCATG GTGCCCCCTGAGATCCTCCTACAGAAGGGTGTACACTTAAGCCGCTGTGTGCAGTCGCCCCACCAGTTTGTGGTGGTCTTTCCCCGGTCCTACACAGCCACCATCAGCTGTGGGTACACACTCGCTGAGTCCGCTCACTTTGCCACCAAGGACTGGATTCAACTCGGCCTTAAAACTGCTACG ACTCTGCAGATGTGTAAGGAGCCTGAATTATTCTCCATGGATGAACTGATTTGTCAAATAATGGAGGACACCACGGCATCATCTGATCTTCTCAGGACCATCATTCCTTACTATGAACAAATTCT acAGAGAGAGTTGTCACACAGGAGGATGCTCAGTGACCTTGGAGTGACCTTGGGAAGGAGGATGGCAACACCCACCCACACTCGTCTGAGTCAGTCAGCCTCCCGGCGAGCCTCCTTAGACTCAGAGGAGGTCACAACCCGGTGTGAAGTCACCAAGAAAATCTGTTATCTCTCACTG
- the LOC105343591 gene encoding protein Jumonji-like (The RefSeq protein has 41 substitutions compared to this genomic sequence), which produces MVGRRSSTGNKKSPIAAEPALASRPKRNISPKTYDITAGLSWKEERELKKALYASLQESKRPSTPRPGNDTPTESDNPDNARFRPIKVKKTLSRRTRSSSLSAPSTPVTTCQSVSCVDETSQESTMSSVTSVSTLDSKKTKVRAQRKFAMNQPNNIQTNSSTSVPCTETGVTSTSKTGEKTSSTIVFPKRAKTEDFLTFLCLRGTPLLPPHLDFFNYSRYDNSLTNGRNGRDTSPSSSSTSLSNVTEDHMFTPVNKFTTPCKKAARASAGTPETCRGLAGVKRMDKSPKTKSPLARRGRPARSLNITPVKVSPSKERLPAKVLNTRLEKRGLGKARLASKRKAVATLTHRASPAKLKAHPTEEQQNEHDKVTDGVGCRDSVVCSVHGRIGDGTSKCVECSPVYSSHIDASLASFCMSNHLLPLVPSNLSLLHKEHINPQLYPAWQGDIVGRKKKNPSQILTDHNQETLPSEAIQDDQITRDSMLYANMLHDKKKSCEMMATPLSADDVQFAISAVQDWKTEAEDQQDICATNPQLLSANQIEVLADKVPTIMEEQVAFAEEKLLEASFGTRRQVCPQEENSPLLIQTDNTADLVQHKEQQLKDAENQNSLPALTEMFIPENQDNYQSTTALPMTEANTTGKVVESYSSPLGDRFLLNPESNLCEVYRDQLYDTQKCPKPSEQIHELNSEIVRIKAANANSNIQGDSVFQSQQSTNTCISNFNSPHTKNLIDYGEYDTPLDLSLPKESNHKPQSLEQGSELVVQELNNNVSMCDLDVSRITLNSGNVPQFLKKGTTTIKVEDDKIIIKHQSNREPNDEGCTEGQGVNLKVMNKCVDKRKVKVIVPCSIINGNFSPKVSVINSNSYAAIQELPSPQFRRSSGDQTISLGQYSDIANQIKQEVTEEPEQMEPLTTGSLTLKKPPRTKLDAIQLGSNVFSRPSERPRFVWKSSKLPVFDIMQSSGETNLFSKSKTQQFTNSSKEESPIGSPKQLMPDLLQNLSSSQSSRSKRWKRSPSTAITTISSSQYYSTYTSKPFLLPEQVQKTPTNNRIGNPLDDEKNNIDIPSNEKTFGAEFTFRVGSYKECLSSMTQADYSSNPSSTRQWPPTWLKQCMHPEIPDQNNNTQDTEENGESSEEDREEDKEFGGRTLRLRDPESPVKSLRSEAPLSPHEVSTSLTEIPTFYPTEEEFQRPLHYIQSIAPRAEPFGMCKIIPPSSWKLEGKISEDTRFTSQKQFTHKLYKRFGPNVEKLECIRKHMEVLNPDEQFQIPEIGGVELDICDLDRTIQECGGMRHEVEKKKWARVADTMNVPKMAQDRGTKLYDAYCKFLLSYNDLSAEEKSKLQSQVKAERMKVKREDQEEDCIVKKQFWEIVRNRSRHVAIHGGHVDTKTQTCSLFPVKKENQYSRHPWNLNLLPQHPLSLLKYLGPVPGVTVPTLHVGMLYTASCWSTDIHHLPYVQYLHGEADIVWYSVPSQEEAKFKSVMKELIPTLVSNSPRWLKEDTAMVPPEILLQKGVHLSRCVQSPHQFVVVFPRSYTATISCGYTLAESAHFATKDWIQLGLKTATTLQMCKEPELFSMDELICQIMEDTTASSDLLRTIIPYYEQILESCHTGGCSVTWE; this is translated from the exons ATGGTTGGGAGGAGAAGTTCAACAGGGAACAAAAGGTCTCCCATAGCTGCAGAACCAGCTCTTGCCAGCAGACCAAAGAGAAATATTTCACCCAAAACCTAT GATATCACCGCTGGATTGTCTTGGAAAGAAGAACGAGAACTAAAGAAAGCATTGTATGCATCATTACAAGAATCAAAGAGACCTTCAACCCCCAGACCAGGAAATGATACGCCAACTGAATCAGACAATCCTGACAATGCAAGATTTAGACCAATCAAAGTTAAAAAGACATTATCCAGGAGGACCAGAAGTTCCAGTTCGAGTGCACCCTCTACCCCTGTGACAACCTGTCAGTCAGTGAGCTGTGTGGATGAAACGAGTCAGGAGTCAACCATGTCATCAGTCACTAGTGTATCAACTCTCGACTCAAAGAA AACTAAGGTCCGTGCTCAGAGGAAGTTTGCTATGAACCAGCCAAACAACATTCAGACCAATTCCAGTACCAGTGTCCCGTGCACAGAAACAGGTGTCACATCAACATCGAAGACCGGCGAGAAGACGTCTTCTACTATTGTTTTCCCAAAGAGAGCAAAGACAGAAGATTTCCTGACTTTTCTTTGTCTCAGAG GTACACCTCTTTTGCCCCCTCATTTGGACTTTTTTAACTACAGTCGCTATGACAACAGTCTGACCAATGGCCGTAATGGTAGAGACACTTCTCCCTCGTCCTCCTCCACCAGCCTCAGTAATGTGACGGAGGATCACATGTTTACACCG GTAAATAAGTTCACCACTCCATGTAAGAAGGCTGCCCGGGCCAGTGCTGGCACCCCTGAGACTTGCCGTGGACTGGCAGGAGTGAAGCGGATGGACAAGTCTCCAAAAACCAAGTCCCCGCTGGCCCGCCGAGGAAGGCCAGCTAGATCCCTGAACATTACACCAGTAAAAGTGTCACCCTCCAAAGAAAGATTGCCAGCCAAAGTGCTCAACACTAGGCTCGAAAAAAGAGGGCTCGGAAAGGCAAGGCTGGCCTCCAAACGGAAAGCAGTGGCCACCCTTACCCATCGAGCATCACCTGCCAAACTCAAAGCCCACCCCGCAGAGGAACAGCAGAATGAGCGTGATAAGGTAACTGATGGTGTAGGGTGTCGTGACTCAGTAGTATGTAGTGTGCATGGTAGAATTGGGGATGGCACAAGTAAGTGTGTGGAATGTTCACCCGTGTATAGTTCTCACAGAGATGCTTCTCTCGCCAGCTTCTGTATGTCTAACCATCTGCTTCCTCTTGTTCCCTCCAACCTCTCCCTACTCCACAAGGAACACATCTCTCCTCAGCTGTACCCTGCCTGGCAGGGAGATATTGTGGGTAGGAAAAAAGAAAATCCCTCACAAATACTTACTGATCACAACCAAGAGACTTTGCCATCAGAAGCTATTCAGGATGACCAAATAACAAGGGATTCCATGTTGTATGCCAATATGCTACatgataagaaaaaaagttGTGAAATGATGGCAACTCCTCTTTCTGCTGATGATGTTCAGTTTGCCATATCTGCTGTTCAGGATTGGAAGACAGAAGCAGAGGACCAACAAGACATTTGTGTCACGAATCCACAACTATTGTCAGAAAATCAGATAGAAGTGTTGGCTTATAAGGTACCCACAATCATGGAAGAACAAGTAGCATTTGCTGAAGAGAAGTTACTAGAAGCCAGCCTTGGTACCAGAGGACAAGTTTGTCCTCAGGAGGAAAATTCCCCTCTGCTGATACAGACAGATAGCACAGCAGACTTGGTTCAACATAAAGAGCAGCAACTCAAGGATGCTGAAAACCAAAACAGCTTACCAGCATTAACTGAAATGTTTATTCCAGAAAACCAAGACAATTATCAGTCAACAACAGCTCTCCCTATGACGGAAGCGAACACGACAGGAAAAGTTGTTGAGTCCTATTCCTCTCCTCTTGGGGACAGGTTTTTATTGAATCCAGAGTCAAATTTATGTGAAGTTTATCGAGACCAGTTGTATGATACACAGAAGTGTCAAAAACCATCAGAGCAGATACATGAGCTGAATTCAGAGATAGTTACAATAAAGGCGGCAAATGCTAATAGCAATATTCAAGGTGACAGTGTTTTCCTAAGTCAACAATCTACAAACACATGTATCAGTAATTTCAATTCACCTCGCACTAAAAATCTTATTGATTATGGTGAATATGATACTCCCCTGGACTTAAGCTTACCAAAAGAATCAAACCATAAACCCCAATCTTTAGAGCAAGGATCAGAGCTTGTTGACCAAGAATTAAATAACAATATCAGTATGTGCGATCTAGATGTTACTCGCATCACACTAAATTCTGGAAATGTTCCTCAATTTCTTAAAAAAGGCACCACCACAATAAAGGTAGAAGATGACAAAATAATCATCAAACACCAGTCTAACCGAGAACCTAATGACGAAGGTTGTACTGAGGGCCAGGGTGTCAACCTGAAGGTCATGAACAAGTGTGTGGATAAaagaaaggtcaaggtcattgtgCCATGTTCTATCATTATTGGGAATTCTTCCCCGAAAGTGTCTGTCATAAACAGCAACAACTATGCTGCCATACAAGAACTGCCTTCACCACAATTTAGAAGAAGCAGTGGAGATCAGACAATTTCACTTGGTCAGTACTCGGACATTGCAAACCAGATTAAACAGGAGGTAACAGAAGAGCCTGAGCAGATGGAACCACTCACAACTGGGAGTTTGACCTTAAAGAAACCTTCAAGGACAAAATTAGATGCCATACAGCTGGGTAGTAATGTCTTTTCTCGTCCTTCAGAGAGGCCTCGGTTTGTCTGGAAGAGTAGCAAATTACCAGTCTTTGATATCATGCAGTCTTCTGGGGAGACAAACCTGTTCTCAAAATCTAAGACACAGCGATTTACTGATAGTTCCAAGGAAGAATCCCCCATTGGCTCTCCAAAACAATTAATGCCTGATCTACTACAGAATCTCAGTAGCAGTCAGAGCTCTAGAAGTAAGAGGTGTAAGAGATCTCCATCCACTGCCATAACTACAATTTCTAGCAGTCAGTACTACAGTACTTACACCAGCAAGCCATTTCTTCTGCCAGAGCAGGTCCAAAAGACACCAACAAACAATAGAAATGGTAATCCATTAGATGATGAGAAAAATAACATTGATATTCCATCAAACGAGAAGACATTTGGAGCAGAGTTTACCTTTAGAGTTGATAGTTATAAGGAATGTCTGAGCAGCATGACCCAGGCTGAATACAATAGTAATCCATCTTGTACCCGGCAGTGGCCTCCAACTGGGTGGAAACAGTGCATGCATCCTGAGATTCCTGACCAGAACAACAATACCCAGGGCACTGAAGAAAATGGAGAATCATCAGAGGAGGATAGAGAGGAGGATAAGGAGT TTGGGGGAAGGACCCTAAGACTGCGAGACCCAGAGAGCCCAGTGAAGTCCCTGCGGTCTGAAGCCCCGCTGTCACCCCGCGAAGTCTCCACCAGCCTGACAGAGATACCCACGTTTTATCCAACAGAGGAGGAGTTTCAGCGCCCCCTACATTATATACAAAGCATTGCTCCCCGGGCTGAGCCCTTTGGAATGTGTAAAATTATCCCTCCTTCTAGCTggaag CTGGAAGGAAAGATCAGTGAAGATACCAGGTTTACATCACAGAAACAGTTCACCCACAAACTGTACAAAAG atttggtCCAAATGTGGAGAAGTTAGAGTGTATCAGAAAACACATGGAGGTCTTAAATCCAGATGAACAGTTCCAGATTCCAGAG ATTGGTGGTGTGGAGCTGGACATTTGTGATCTGGATAGAACCATCCAGGAGTGTGGGGGGATGAGGCACGAGGTGGAGAAGAAGAAATGGGCCCGGGTGGCGGACACCATGAATGTCCCAAAAATG GCACAGGACCGCGGTACTAAGCTGTACGATGCTTACTGTAAATTTCTGCTGTCCTACAATGACTTGAATGcagaagaaaaatcaaaacttcAGAGCCAGGTCAAGGCTGAAAGAATGAAGGTCAAGAGGGAAGACCAGGAGGAGGACTGTATCATCAAG AAACAGTTTTGGGAGATAGTCCACAATAGAAGCAGACATGTAGCTATACATGGTGGCCATGTTGATACCAAAACTCAAACCTGTAGTCTGTTCCCAGTCAAAAAAGAGAACCAGTATTCAAG gCATCCCTGGAATCTGAATCTCCTCCCACAACATCCTCTATCTCTGCTGAAGTACCTAGGACCTGTACCTG GAGTAACGGTCCCCACTCTACATGTGGGCATGCTCTTCACTGCCTCCTGTTGGTCCACCGACATCCATCATTTACCCTACGTCCAGTATCTACACGGCGAGGCTGATATTGTGTG GTATTCTGTCCCATCTCAAGAAGAGGCCAAGTTTAAATCTGTGATGAAGGAACTCATTCCTACCCTAGTCAGCAATTCACCACGGTGGCTCAAAGAGGACACAGCCATG GTGCCCCCTGAGATCCTCCTACAGAAGGGTGTACACTTAAGCCGCTGTGTGCAGTCGCCCCACCAGTTTGTGGTGGTCTTTCCCCGGTCCTACACAGCCACCATCAGCTGTGGGTACACACTCGCTGAGTCCGCTCACTTTGCCACCAAGGACTGGATTCAACTCGGCCTTAAAACTGCTACG ACTCTGCAGATGTGTAAGGAGCCTGAATTATTCTCCATGGATGAACTGATTTGTCAAATAATGGAGGACACCACGGCATCATCTGATCTTCTCAGGACCATCATTCCTTACTATGAACAAATTCT AGAGAGTTGTCACACAGGAGGATGCTCAGTGACCTTGGAGTGA